The following DNA comes from Nicotiana sylvestris chromosome 10, ASM39365v2, whole genome shotgun sequence.
atatgtagaaaGGTTATGGGTAGGTTGGGGCCCTATTCCGATCACAATACATCTAtaagtagaggcttgtagacatatcgtATCGATTAGTGTAGTATGTTAGGCTTGTAGGCCCTATACGTATATTTTGttagcttgtcagttgtagtaattatgaggACCTTGCCAGCCCAACTTTATGTTgacattagtcagcattagtctatatttagttttatattttggatcgcacattatcttgtaatgtggcccatagccaaagtatgatattacatgttcagagtctcttagtcacaagtgatacgcaaggatagatgaggcactaGGTGCCGGTCTCACCCCCGGGCTCAGGGCGTGACAAAAATGTATCAGAGTAGTCCTTTTTTCATGCCCCAAGCCTGGGGGTGAGACCAACACCTAGTGTCtcatctatccttgcgtaccacttgcgactaagatTTGGCTTTGGGCTTTTATGGCTCGAACCCTAGATTTGAAATTCGAAGGGTTCAGGCCATGTTCGAGGGAAACAGAGTaaggatttgggaagagggggtcTTGATGATCATGGGGTGTAattttggaggtgtttggaggtggtgACGGCTAGGGTTCATATCTTCGAATCAATATTCGAAGAGTTCCGGGGGTGTTCAAAGAAATTAGAGcagggatttgggaagaggaggtTGTGACTGTTGTGGGGTGTAAATTTCAGGCAGGTTGGGGTCGGGTCCGACGCCGGAAGGTGGTGGGGAATGGTGACGGCTGGTCTCTAGTGTTTGGGTTAGATGAGAGACGAAGAGGGGGTTCTAAGGGGTGGGGGTTGTTTGGGGTTTTGGTATTATTAAAATGGGGGGATTAATATGAACCGTTGGATGATAGAAATCCAACGGTTGTGATCAAGTGGGcacgaaacggggtcgtttggagtAGCAACTAGGGCGGACCGGGCATTGGGTGGACGGGTCAGGTTGGGTATTGGGTGAAGGTTtttggaccgttcgatcaaattaATTCAAAGGACCAGATTGAGACGcctggaacgacgtcgtttggtttgaagctggagacggaccgggttggggaaAAGTCTGGGCCGGTTCTGGGGTATTTTGGTGGGTATTGGAGTGGGTTTTTGTTTTTGCTGGGGATGTTTTGGCCCAGATCTGATttcctctcttttattaattctttttcttttcttttcttcctttttctttcaaaaattgaaactaaaatcctaattaaattataaaacccaaattagctttaagaatattaattaactctaaataataattatcataaataatttaatactaaattaaaagaaaattacacaatttgactaaaaacacaaaaatatgttattttttgtgaatttttatttttgtaaaacacctaattattaattaatgtataaatcaaatcctaaatgcagatgctatacttttgtatttttaatgcattaataaaattaaacatgtacacaaacatatgcaaacaatcaggaaaatcgcataataattcctaaaaataatacataattaaagaaaagacctaattttgtgaATTctttggagtaattcatgtgaggcaaaaatcacgtgctcacaggtgcccctctttgcccggaaacacgaagagttttcgtgcaaagataaagtgagcggatacgagcgatttttgcccgtttgaatactctgtgggaagtattttttgaaagatttgaccgaacctttgcttcaaaggtttcctacatatccttggctataaaggaatcagatcaATGTAGTTAGAGAAGTTTTGGtaactgggactaccatgaagctgtggtttcacTGTTACTGCCGCTGCTGCTGATactacttactgacctccttattacaccatgacaaaatgaagaaactaaactaagctatgatctatactttacaaagatttattttcaaagttgatcttgtgactgttgttgcctcattgatttgtaTTTCCCTCAGaagttcctttgtggctgacttgaatggtattttttgaaatgctttcccttttttctccaggcgggtacctgattgctgaaccttttaaatgtcttcctttgactattgtttcctttcctctgttctccaggcgggctcctgattacttgaaatttgaattgtattcccttgctctccaagtgagcgcctgattgccgaaacttgatgtgtattcccttgctctccaggtaggcgcttgattgctgaagcttgaattacattcccttgttcttcaggtgggctcctgactgctgaaacttgaaatatattcccttgttctccaggtgggctcctgatttcaacaaaaatagacaaaacaaagaaaaatttcagCCCCAGTTTTGTGGCTAGGCACAAATGtgagtgtaaactaaatcatgttaccaaatatcagtaagaacttgaaagcttaAACTTgcactgtactcccttgctctccaggtgggcgcctgatttctgaaacttgaactgttgttccttgttctccaggtggacgcctgattagtgaatcttcaactgttgttccttgttctccaagtggacgcctgattgttgataattcaactgttgttccttgttctccaggtggatacctgattgctgatacttcaactgttgttccttgttctccaggtggacgcctgattgctgatacttcaactgtttttccttgttatccaggtggacgcctgattgctagtacttggtcaCGCTCTTATCTTTAACATCCGTGTTGTTCTCCCTGTTCTTCATATgagcacctgacttcaacaaaaatagacaaaacaaaagaaaattttctgccccagtttggtagctgggtgcatctgtgagtgttaaactgaatcatattaccaaatattaataagaatttgaaagctaggtcccattatccaggggggtcctgaaaactcttaactaaacgataattttaaatctaagctatatcttttaaaggtatgacttctgctaaatcttgttatttaataaggtcttaaactactcgccattatctaggagggtcctgataactcttaattaaatgacaattttaaagctaaattatatctactgaaggtatgtcttatgctaaatcttgttatccaagccatttttaaactacgtcccattatccagaagggtcctgacaatcaaaaatcaagtcttatcttaagagtgacaattttacggctaaattatgttaccctacaacagaacttatgctaaaccttgttatctaatggaaatctcaAATCTAGGTCCCaatattcaggagggtcctgaaaactcctaattgaatcctatcttaaacatgcaaactttgaaaccaacttatattcctttggggtacatttatgctagattttgctatttatgattgtttcgatttttaaactaggtcccattttccaggagggtcctgagaatttacggtcaaacctgtctggtgctttgcctttccttacggagggttctccgaaacgaatgaaattttctgcccctgtttcaatcaaagaaaatcttgtcagtttaaaacgtggtggttagttgtgtcattcttgctggggatggttttctctttgccatgctttACTTCGACCGACTGCCTCGAACTGGTCGAaagattgttttgaccttctgactgatccttaactgcaggatcccccAATTGTTGTTCTACACTTACGACCTTTCTGCCTGAACCCGTACATCTCctacgacattactgaaccattccaccgatatAACGTTTCCTTACACCCTATGTCCCATTTTCATCATATTATCTCTACCATGTCCTAGCCGCATTTTGCTTCATGCAATTTTGAAACTGGTTgtaaactttgaaattccttcttattcgttgaaacaaggctaaacttggaagagctttagaggagtaaaattaacagcaatgaaatgcaacgattttgagaaataagaataaagaagaaaatccaaatttggatgactgttggagataggaaaagaaacttatctgagtggagtcactggcaccaatgatcatggtatgcattttggattaatcagcccagtctatttaaccaatctcttttccaattgttttactttgtgctccaagatctccacaacccaatttacttttcgccaacttacggaccttgttcgacttgcagtgccctgaagggttttcacctaCAAAcatctctcatttgttcattcctcaattccttgtcgcctcatgttgcccgtgaaagttttcaccaataaaactctctcttttttattttctctcagctttcgtcgcctcatggtgcccatgagggttttcaccaataagactctctcattttttgattttcacTTGGTTAAACCAGAGTGTTGtccctgatatgaattctctttacttgcttgacttggcatctctcgaagactgatcgggaggtctttctttgTACAACAATGTGAGCTTttggatatgtttggaaagaaaagggtatcaaaaaggctcaaagcaacttcaaaatgggttagaattacaacttttggaatcacatttcttattacaatcacaacttctgccctagtttctttcttggggatcttttgatattttagtttactatgaccgagccgtgaggctgcctacgtatccttaacaggaattaggtcaaacgtagttcacacctgaatttccttgttcagttgtactttttcttttcgcttcttttattttctcttttttctttttttttctctcttttttgttattgattccaaatgttgggtatgaaagaaataaataaggctcaaaagggggaacaaaggttaaagtgtttagatagcaaaacagattgccttcgtcatttcaatcttcgaaataatgtcaaatacaaacaatcaataaTTATTCCAAAGCaattatacataatatctcttgattgCATCAAAATTTATAGctatgtctatgcattttcctttgatatttgttaaacataaagcaccattggataatactctggtcacaatgaatggcccttgccaatttggggagaacttgccttttgcttcaacctggtATGGAAGAATACgcttcagcacttgctgacctacttcaaacttccggggacacacatttttattgtatgctcttgccattctcttttgatataattggccatgacacactgctgccaatcttttttcatcaatcaaactcaactgctccaaacaggttttgatccactcatcatcatcaatctcagcctcagcaacaatccaaagggacgagatttcaacttctgtaggtattactgcttcagtgccatataccaacaaataaggagttgcacctactgaagtacggacagtagtgcgataacccaacaatgcaaatggtaatttttgtGCCATtgtctcgaaccttctaccattttccgaagtatcttctttatgtttttgttggctgcctcgactgctccattctccttggaacgatatggggtagaattgcgatgtgtaatcttaaactgttgacatacctctttcatcaaattattgttaagattagcaccattatccatgatgatcacctttgggattccgaatcgacagatgatatttgagtgaacaaaatagaccactactttcttggtcaccgatttaaAAGTTTtgacctcaacccacttggtgaaataatcaatggctaccagaatgaatctgtgcccattggatgctgctgggtCAATTGGTCCAATGCCATCCATActccaagcaacgaagggccatggtgcggacattgtgtgcaactcggatagcggagaatgaattaaatctccatgtacttggcactgatgacatttgcgcacaaaactgatacaatctcgctccatgatgagccaataataacctgctcggagaattttctttgccagcacgtatccgctcatatgtggtccacagacttccgaatgtacttcggacatgacagtcgtagcttgtctggcatctatgcatcttaacaatccaaggtctggagttcttttatacaaaactcctccacttaagaaaaaCCCACTTTCCAaccatcgaattgttctcttttgatcccccatggcttgcactggatatgtcctcattctgatgtactccctgatatcggggaaccacggttcaccatcaagttcttcttctaccatgttacagtaagcatgttgatcctggacttgaatatgtagaggatcgacataaaccttgtccggatggtgcaacattgatgccaaggtatccaaagcatcgacaacctcattatggaccctcggaatatgcctgaactccactgatcgaaaccgttgacaaagatcatgcaaacattgtcggtacggatgatcttcaaatcccgtgtttcccattctccttaaaTTTGATGAACCAGAAGGTCCGAgcctcccaagaccaagacttcctggacatccatgtctgcagctagccttaaacccaaaatgcatgcctcatactcagccagattattggtgcaataaaaccaaagctgagccgtaacaggatagtgatgtcctgtttcagaaataagcataacccctattccaactcctttcatgttgactgccccgtcaaagaaaagtttccaacctggtttctcgatctgctccagttcatcgatatgcatcacctcttcatcgggaaaataagttttcaatggGTCGTACTAATCATCGACCGGGTTCTTgtccaaatgatcggccaatgcttgggctttcatcgtagttcgagtcacatagatgatgtcaaactctgtgagcaaaattagccacttcgcaagtcttcttatcggcataggcttttgaaagatatacttcaatggatccaagcgcgaaatgaggtaagtagtgtaggatgacaaataatgtttcaatttctgagccaaccaagttagggcgcaacatgtccttttttagatgagtgtacttaacctcataagccgtgaacttcttgctaagatagtagatgaccTGTTCTTCtgtcggtgatgtcatgctgtcccagtacacagccaaatgaattttctaggactctcaagtaaagaatcaaaggtttccctggttctggcggaaccagcacaggtgggtttgacaagtgtccttttatcttatcaaatgcttcttgacactcatcagtccacttgaccgcaacatccttcttcagcaacttgaaaacaggctcacaagttgtcatgagctgagcaataaacctactgatgtagttcaacctccctaatagactcatcacctcaatcttgttccttggaggcggcaattcttggatagctttgatctttgacgggtccaactcaatgcctcgccggctgactatgaatcccaacaattttccgaatggaacaccaaatgcgtatttggcagggttaagtttgaggttgtacctgcgaagcctctagaagaatttcctcaaattcCCAACATGGTCGGCCTGattttttgattttatgatcacatcatctatgtatacctcaatctccttgcgtatcatatcatgaaacacagtagtcatttccctcatataagttggcccagcgttctttaaaccaaatggcattacccagtagaaataagttccccatggcgtgatgaatgccgtcttttctgcatcttcttcatccattagaatctaatGATAGctggcatagcaatccacaaaagatccaatcttacgcttggcacaattatcgatcaaaatgtggatattgggtagtgggaagttatccttcggacttgctttgttgataTTGTGGTAAttgacgcatactctgatcttgtcgtccttcttcagcacaggcacgacattagccaaccagacaggatatcgagtgacccgaataacctttgcatccaattgcttggtaatttcttctttaatcttcacactcatatcagttttgaatttcctcaacttttgcttgacgggaggaaacgctggatcagtgggcaatttgtggactacTAAAtcggtgcttaaacccggcatgtcgtcatatgaccactcAAAAACATCTCTGTATTCGATGAGtcctttgattaactcttcccggatctttggctcgaggtggacacttattttagtctctcgaatATTATTTGCGTCCCCTAAATTGACTGCTTCTgtttcattcaggttgggtttgggtttttcttcgaagtgaattaattCCTTACTagtctcttcaaaggcttcatcctcatcgtattctgattcgtaatcacaatctacttcttgaactattatttcgtattcggattgatttttaagactgggctgaggattccttatgcatgccatgtcattagagccaacgtaaaaagaactgtacagaaaagaaaagaaaaacaaaaggaaattatCAAGAATGACaaagaaaagggaaattgcatttcattaaaggatagaagataacaaggttttgcacactcaaacagactgaaagataaaaatttggattacaatcctggaataacccagacaaactgagggaaaatcaaaataaactaccaaaactccttccgagtggagagaggagtagccttccaattgttaagctttgtttttggcccgataAATTGCACTTACGTGTTGCTAGAACCttttccaatttccaccatgtttacATCGTCAAAtaatttctcaaatttttcaaTTAACTCATTGtcaggatcaatcacagaacttGGAATTGCTGTTActgggcgacttctggtaccagacttgacaaatgatttggaaagacgtgggactggctttggaaggacccatgccctctgtttcaatttcctagctctttttatgtctacggttgtgggcttgaatcccagaccaaatgttcctaagttttcaggaagagacaccgGCTATATGAtgcttgcaaagataagcccaaacctttaccaagtacaaaaccattcttcaacatctcataggctaccatgactgatgcggtggttatctttggatttggaatgtatttcccctctggaactttctctaccatcatcgtgtcaaaaacctggtagagccacggtcccttgtcatcttccatttCAATGAACGGCACAATAGCATTGTtatgagcgcacaaattatcttcgtcgtGCAAAACTATTtcatgtctatcccattcaaatttgaccatctagTGTAGTGTTGATAGGactgctttagctgcgtgaatccatggtcgacctaacagcagattgtaggaaacaactatgtctagcacctggaattccattgtgaacttaactggccctattgtcagctctAGCACTatatccccaactgaatctttgccTCCTCCATCAAATCCCCgcacgcagatactattcttatgaatcctctcatcttctactttcaacttgctcagagtggagagagggcaaatgttcgcactggaaCTATTATCGACCAGTACCGGGGTAACCGCGGAGTCCTCACATTTtactgtgaggtaaagagctctgttgtgcttaGTACCTTCTACAGGCAGTTCATCATCGGAAAATGTGACTTTGTTTGCTTCGAatattttgttggctattttctccaaatgattcacggagatcttatcgggaacgtgcGCTTCATTCAATattttcattaaagcttgacggtgctcatccGAGTGGATTAGTAATGACAATAGCAAaatttgagcaggcgtctttcttaattgttccacgatagagtagtcctgtagcttcatcttcctcaagaattcttctgcttctccCTTAGTTACGGCCTTTTTTACCAGCGCCGGAttatcttttgttcttcttaaatcctcgggagtaaaacaccttctcgagcgagtcaaaccctgggCTTCACAGAATTCTTCTTTGacctccttccctttgtacatcactgttactcgttcgtaattccatggaatagccttgctgttgattattggtaactaGGTTACCgacttgataataacccgatctgcgtgggcaccttccacgattatgacaGGTTTGCTGGCAGCTCCTGGTACGATTACCTTTACCCCTTCCTATTTTGTTGCAACCTTGcttgaagatcccttctcaactgccacagatggctcaacactctttttgcttgaCTTGAGCACCGACTTCTCACCCGCTGATTGTTCAACTTTTTTGACTCCattagaccgaatcatcatgacggtctgtgatggcttcCTGGGTTCTCTCTCGTCAtgcactatttcaatcatattttCCTCTTAGTGGGTTGGCATAGGATTCCTGCTAATATTCGGTGCcacgggagcttgaacttcaattctattggtatcaatgaGTTCCTATATCGCACTTTTTAAGTGCCAGCAATTCTCTGTGTCATGACctagagtaccagaacaatactcacagctgatAGTATAGTCAAGAttttttggaggaggatttggcaatttggactGTATTCgccttgaggccttcttctaccatgccccatcttcaccacttcattgaatgacTTCCCCACAGCTGAGACCAGATGACCATAGTAGGTAGGTTCTAAAGCCtataagaagtaatccaccatctcactttccttcattggggggtCTACTCTTGCTGCTTTCTCCCTCCATCGaaaaccatattccctgaaacttttgTTGTGCTTTTTctccagtttagtcaaggacagtcgatctggaatgatctcaagattatactggaagtgacaagcgaacgcttgtgccagatcatcccatgtgtaccatcttccgtgatcttggcaggtataccattccaatgctgatccactcaaactctgactgaagtaagccattaacaattcatcttttcctcctgctcccctcatcttgctgcaaaaacctctcaagtgggctactggatcaccatgcccgttgtatagatcaaacttgggaATCTTGAAACCTgtcggtaattgcacatttggaaacagacataggtccttgtcaTCCACACTTACTTGACTTCCCAATCCCCACATGTCCTTGAATAATTGTTCTAAACTTCtgactttcctgaacatctcttcctgttcaggatttttggatggtttatcagcttctatcgggaaTTCAAAGTGAGGAGTATAGgaatgggtttctggagctttgaaagtgggctccgaggggtagtattggttgtcctgggattggaacataggctcgctaggagatttgtggagtgtaacTGGTGGAGGcactacgaagacaggagttactagtggaggagggtatggaattggtttagggggtaGAGACTGTGGcatatgagaagtggtgccccggtagtgttggtaaatgggaaagctcggggacAGATCAGTAACATGATGATCTTGAGACTGAGCCGGGGGTGGGgtgaaggtagggttagccgGGTAAGCTGATGGTGGTTGTCTTTtagaccaggcctgatacatttcggtcatttgttgtttcaatttgtacatctcttctttcatggcatTGACATCcaactctttttcttctctcGAAGGATCGATGACAGtggtgtctacatctgggatagacatgattatttcacctttggatctagtttggtatgggtgggttgccagtatgcttaggtgaactaactgcttgaattctgatatCAACAacaaaacttgttagtgattagagtttGCCACGGGATATCATTCGGTAGTGATTAGAGTTTGCCACGGGTTCGAATCcgtatggagattgcctacgtatcatgaccccgcatgaatcagaccgagcgtagttctaggGGAAATAGATGTAAAATAAATatcaaaatatttttgggattttcaattttcataaaaagcaaatgctttgattactgACAGACTTCaaaaaagaaactaacagactctgatgaaaagacgaaatacagactcgaaaacaactgacagaccctagcagaaagaaaatacggactcaaatgaaaatcatgaatacattaatgctcctggggcccgcgggatatcattcggtcttgccacgGGCTGATATGCAAGATCCCCTTGCAGTCGCTCCAAATTACTCATAACTTGGCGGACGAAAATCATCACTGCAGCGAAAaaggtggtacgagtcatgtccTCGCACGCTTGGCACTTCATGGTAATGTAGTCAGCGATGGTTCTGATCCTTTCTCTAGTTCTACATTTTTCCTGAAGCAACCACCCTATCtgctgattccgggcttctaacactTGAGAGTCATGAATGTATTGATTTTGTAACTGCTGCAttccttcctccatctgagccatcaaatcataacagtgctCCCTATTATctttgaaatctttagcctgCTTGACTGCCTCATTCCCGAGAGTGGCTATCTTTCTTCTTAGGATAGTGATGGTCCCTTCATAGTTcttcttcatttgttgcacaaaccgtgcccgctcttctgccttctttgtcCATTTTGCCCGGATTTTCGCTAGGCCAACTtcagatttttccaggtcttcttgacaCTCGAGGGCTTTATTTTTCAGTCTGCTTATGAGTCTTTTATCAGCCCGGCTTCTTTCCAGGTTtctggcagctattttcatcttctggatttgagctttgagggcctcattttcctgagctagttttttcttttctcccttgtctGCAACGGCTTgaacaccattttcaaactgaagctccatgacttGCCTTTCCAACTCGCTTATTTTGGctctgtactcgttttctttggtcaaccggTCCCATTGCACCTGCGCCCCATCGGTGAATTGTTGAACATGGGGTCTCTTTGTGGGCCTCTCGGGGATCTGGAATCTTTTGCCGAACCAGGCAATGTACTTAGGGTCCACTTCACCTCTAGCTaaatctcgcaccatggtcttaggttcaagaaaccTACATTCATTCCATATCTGGCGAATTTTCCCTTCTGGAAATGTGGTTTTTGGGCCCAGTTCAATGGCAtattactcaaatcttcatcattggGGACAGTTTTAAATCTTCCTAATTGGCGCAAAACCCTGaagggagcataaggctggatgctccggatgcccattaAGAGGATATAACATACTTCAGCTGACGTGTACACTGCTTCGGTGACAGGAAGCTAtccgaatgcccactcaattttatcagcaGTCAAGAATCTCAAATGTTTAAGCCAAGCT
Coding sequences within:
- the LOC138879850 gene encoding uncharacterized protein; protein product: MVRDLARGEVDPKYIAWFGKRFQIPERPTKRPHVQQFTDGAQVQWDRLTKENEYRAKISELERQVMELQFENGVQAVADKGEKKKLAQENEALKAQIQKMKIAARNLERSRADKRLISRLKNKALECQEDLEKSEVGLAKIRAKWTKKAEERARFVQQMKKNYEGTITILRRKIATLGNEAVKQAKDFKDNREHCYDLMAQMEEGMQQLQNQYIHDSQVLEARNQQIGWLLQEKCRTRERIRTIADYITMKCQACEDMTRTTFFAAVMIFVRQVMSNLERLQGDLAYQPVARPNDIPRAPGALMYS